A window of the Mesotoga prima MesG1.Ag.4.2 genome harbors these coding sequences:
- a CDS encoding NADH-dependent [FeFe] hydrogenase, group A6 produces MPVTITVNGKDFTVDENQSILEACREVGITIPTLCYHPALSVVGSCRVCVVEVEGARNLSPACATQVADGMRIKTNSERVTRAIRFNLGLLLSNHPNDCMTCDVNGRCEFQDLIYQYDVEDMFPKTLRNVPYDTSSPSLFRDMNKCIDCGRCVRACDELQGLSILSSVNRGYHVLPLPALGAPIAATDCINCGQCSAVCPVGAITERMEFREVVAELRKHDKVLIAQTAPSVRVALSEEFGELPGTVSTGKMVAALRKLGFDYVFDTNFTADLTIMEEGSELLERVKEGGKFPMFTSCCPGWVNMMEKLYPEFTENLSTAKSPQEMMSALVKTYFAEKIGKRPEDIYLVSIMPCTAKKDEKGRDTLTVRGTRSTDAVLVTRELGKLIKMHKIPFESLEEEEFDSPLGISTGAAVIFGATGGVMEAALRTAYELHTGEELPRLDFDFARGFDGVKEAEIDMKGTKVRVAVVHGGSNVVKLMDKIRSGEAFYHFVEVMACPGGCIGGGGQPKSSQPGYLQKRMEAIYNIDKSSVIRKSHENPAIAKLYEEYLGKPLGHLSHELLHTHYKDNKKSVIERKKELEEIAKG; encoded by the coding sequence GTGCCCGTGACAATTACCGTGAACGGCAAGGATTTTACTGTTGATGAAAACCAGAGTATACTGGAAGCCTGCCGTGAAGTAGGAATAACTATTCCGACTCTTTGTTATCACCCTGCGCTTTCGGTGGTAGGTTCATGCAGGGTTTGTGTTGTAGAAGTAGAGGGAGCTCGTAACCTCTCGCCAGCGTGTGCAACTCAAGTTGCTGATGGGATGAGAATCAAGACAAATTCTGAAAGGGTTACTAGAGCAATAAGGTTTAACCTAGGTCTTCTCCTTTCCAATCATCCTAATGATTGTATGACCTGTGATGTAAATGGTAGATGCGAGTTTCAAGATCTAATATATCAGTACGACGTTGAAGATATGTTCCCAAAGACGCTGAGAAATGTTCCATATGATACCTCCAGTCCATCGCTTTTTAGAGACATGAACAAGTGTATTGATTGTGGGAGATGTGTGAGAGCCTGCGATGAGCTACAGGGTCTTTCGATACTCTCTTCGGTGAACAGAGGGTATCATGTTCTTCCTCTGCCAGCTTTAGGTGCGCCCATCGCGGCCACCGATTGCATAAACTGTGGTCAGTGCTCGGCTGTCTGTCCTGTTGGGGCAATTACTGAGAGAATGGAATTCAGGGAGGTAGTCGCCGAGCTGAGAAAACATGATAAGGTTTTGATAGCACAAACCGCTCCATCAGTTAGGGTGGCCCTTTCTGAAGAGTTTGGAGAGCTTCCCGGCACGGTCAGCACCGGTAAGATGGTTGCCGCGCTTAGAAAGCTTGGATTCGACTATGTATTTGATACGAATTTCACTGCCGACCTCACAATTATGGAAGAAGGGTCTGAGCTTCTTGAAAGGGTAAAGGAAGGCGGAAAGTTTCCGATGTTCACTTCATGTTGCCCGGGCTGGGTAAACATGATGGAGAAGTTGTACCCGGAATTCACCGAGAACCTTTCAACGGCGAAATCTCCCCAGGAGATGATGAGCGCCCTGGTCAAAACGTACTTTGCAGAAAAGATAGGGAAGAGGCCGGAAGACATTTATCTTGTGTCGATAATGCCGTGTACAGCTAAGAAGGACGAAAAGGGCAGAGATACTTTGACAGTCAGGGGGACAAGATCTACCGATGCGGTGCTTGTAACAAGAGAACTTGGGAAGCTGATTAAGATGCACAAGATTCCTTTCGAGTCGCTTGAAGAGGAAGAATTTGACAGTCCACTCGGAATCTCTACCGGCGCTGCGGTAATCTTTGGTGCGACAGGCGGTGTTATGGAAGCCGCTTTGAGAACTGCGTACGAGCTTCATACAGGAGAAGAGCTCCCAAGACTTGATTTCGATTTTGCCCGCGGATTTGACGGGGTGAAGGAAGCTGAAATCGATATGAAGGGTACCAAGGTAAGAGTAGCCGTAGTTCACGGGGGAAGCAACGTTGTCAAGTTGATGGACAAAATTCGTTCAGGAGAAGCATTCTACCATTTTGTCGAAGTCATGGCTTGTCCGGGCGGATGTATCGGAGGCGGTGGCCAACCCAAATCGAGTCAGCCCGGTTATCTTCAGAAGAGGATGGAAGCTATCTATAATATTGACAAATCTTCGGTAATCAGAAAATCTCACGAAAACCCGGCGATTGCTAAGCTTTATGAAGAGTATCTCGGAAAGCCTTTAGGACATCTCTCTCACGAACTACTCCATACCCATTACAAAGACAACAAAAAGAGTGTGATCGAGAGAAAGAAAGAACTTGAGGAAATAGCCAAAGGGTAG
- a CDS encoding sugar transferase yields MMNSLFYLIDLLLALPLLMNGLGAFIAACCTSVLISFSMRGYEGITISDKEKQMASTLGSAVMSCFVFPVFLPVSPFVALPALGATVVRNFILYKRVKSQFKEESFMLTSNDPIEPKVVYDSFKRLLDVGIGVIMLVLFSPIIVIVSLISLLMEGRPIFICQTRIGKDCKQFGMYKFRTFDTKGNKETITKLGKFLRPLRLDELPQIINIIKGDMSLVGPRPELPSFHKLGMDNIVDYSSRLLVKPGLTGWAQINYKYTTTLEEYRIKTAFDLYYVKNRSFILDIKCLFKTPFAVFLTLLKKED; encoded by the coding sequence ATGATGAACAGCCTTTTCTATTTGATTGACCTATTACTGGCTTTGCCGCTCTTAATGAACGGTCTTGGTGCATTCATTGCAGCCTGTTGTACGAGTGTTCTGATCAGTTTTTCAATGCGCGGTTACGAGGGAATCACGATCTCTGATAAAGAAAAGCAAATGGCTTCTACCCTTGGATCTGCTGTCATGTCTTGCTTTGTTTTTCCAGTCTTCCTTCCTGTATCACCGTTTGTTGCCCTTCCTGCGCTAGGAGCAACGGTCGTCAGAAATTTCATACTCTACAAACGTGTGAAATCGCAATTCAAGGAAGAAAGCTTTATGCTGACCTCTAATGACCCGATTGAACCAAAGGTGGTATATGATAGCTTCAAAAGACTCTTGGATGTTGGTATTGGAGTAATAATGTTAGTTCTGTTCAGCCCGATTATCGTTATAGTTTCTCTAATTTCTCTGCTCATGGAAGGTAGACCCATCTTCATCTGCCAAACAAGGATCGGCAAGGACTGTAAGCAATTCGGAATGTACAAGTTCAGGACTTTCGACACGAAGGGAAACAAGGAAACGATAACAAAGCTTGGCAAATTCTTGAGACCACTCAGACTGGATGAACTTCCGCAAATCATAAACATTATCAAAGGAGATATGAGTCTTGTAGGACCAAGACCCGAGCTTCCATCATTTCACAAGCTTGGAATGGACAACATCGTAGACTATTCGTCTAGACTTCTCGTAAAACCGGGTCTAACGGGCTGGGCTCAGATAAACTACAAATACACTACAACGCTGGAAGAATACCGGATTAAAACCGCCTTTGACCTCTATTACGTGAAGAATAGATCATTTATTCTCGATATCAAGTGCCTCTTCAAGACACCATTTGCCGTATTTCTCACTTTGCTAAAGAAGGAGGACTGA
- a CDS encoding metallophosphoesterase family protein, with amino-acid sequence MKKLYLSDLHIGDGTLKDDFKFDSDLVELILSSKEKAFREIIIVGDGLELLTSEFVKKRGLLPFDQLIDQLDVSLIDVIENRHREVFRAFREFTKSGRLIYVVGNHDSFLLFNEGLRKRLTEFLGDSESVQIQPYYLDREFKTLALHGNQYDIVNRFFKDRRSGELMQPFGDYMARFMMKNFDKCLLRKELPEQAVRDYQNIHPTLDVFQWFDFIRRVYDVDSDLQDEWARQFLLMLKSDAAQRWIDASWPMLKVIEGLFINKHGGMKLGSLMVRMVMAFRKLKKTDNLYKQGRRLLGAEGKKGFRKAMNNEFFLMYGDKAPAIVPGELKGVIMGHNHRHVLRMISSNGEEKFYANTGTWKPVVEMIDDDPRNGFARRVELGYITIEIVSNEFLVESKHIKKLSGLRFSEDTLDKKTEWNSVREIGMRV; translated from the coding sequence TTGAAAAAACTATACCTTAGTGATCTTCATATTGGCGACGGGACGTTAAAGGATGACTTCAAATTCGATTCCGATCTTGTAGAGCTGATATTGAGCTCAAAGGAAAAAGCATTCAGAGAAATAATCATTGTTGGCGATGGACTCGAGCTTTTGACTTCAGAGTTTGTTAAGAAAAGAGGACTCTTGCCGTTCGATCAACTCATCGATCAACTGGATGTGTCGTTAATAGATGTTATTGAGAACAGACACAGGGAGGTATTCAGAGCATTTCGGGAGTTCACCAAGAGTGGTAGACTGATATATGTTGTTGGAAACCACGACTCATTTCTTCTTTTCAATGAAGGTCTTAGAAAGAGGCTCACTGAATTCCTGGGTGACAGTGAAAGTGTACAGATACAACCATACTATCTCGACAGAGAGTTCAAGACTCTTGCTTTGCACGGAAACCAGTATGACATTGTGAACAGGTTTTTCAAGGACAGGAGAAGCGGCGAGTTAATGCAGCCATTCGGTGACTACATGGCGCGCTTCATGATGAAAAATTTTGATAAATGCCTCTTGAGAAAAGAGCTTCCTGAACAGGCAGTTAGGGATTATCAGAACATTCATCCTACTCTCGACGTCTTTCAGTGGTTCGATTTTATTAGAAGAGTATATGATGTTGATTCAGATCTTCAGGATGAATGGGCCAGACAGTTCCTTCTGATGCTGAAAAGTGATGCGGCACAGCGTTGGATAGACGCCAGTTGGCCAATGTTGAAGGTTATTGAAGGACTATTCATCAACAAACACGGTGGAATGAAACTCGGTAGTCTTATGGTTAGAATGGTTATGGCATTTAGAAAGCTGAAGAAGACCGATAACCTTTACAAACAGGGCAGAAGATTGCTTGGAGCCGAAGGTAAGAAGGGCTTTCGTAAAGCTATGAACAACGAATTCTTTCTGATGTACGGAGATAAAGCTCCCGCAATTGTTCCCGGTGAGCTGAAGGGCGTGATAATGGGTCATAATCACCGTCATGTCCTTAGAATGATTTCGAGCAACGGAGAAGAGAAATTTTATGCCAATACTGGGACATGGAAACCGGTTGTCGAAATGATTGATGACGATCCAAGGAACGGTTTTGCCAGAAGAGTGGAACTGGGGTATATTACTATAGAGATTGTTTCTAACGAGTTTCTAGTTGAGTCAAAGCATATAAAGAAGCTTAGTGGCCTTCGGTTTTCTGAAGATACACTGGATAAGAAAACCGAGTGGAATTCTGTGCGCGAGATTGGAATGCGAGTCTGA
- a CDS encoding fibronectin type III domain-containing protein has product MHYYRGSSIVPIIITLLLVIVAAVVAAFFLWPVPEPKILISNVSPIPKNAERIQYAEKVELRWEAVYERPRHGLLAEVFAGKDRNSLTRLALDLQGDLTSPTEGIFSFSHEFEVDPHSQYWWKVRVYTEGGKSAESEIWTFVLMNTYPRRPEVVPPGSNLGNVPLKDLTLNWSSNDPDGDELVYDVYFGREPRLDEKDILIRGTNETMVDVSLLKRLDYSTKYYWKVVAKDSYGGESTSYTESFTTQMRVDLPAVTPENPRSGASDFDAGRGFLSWKTSLPLEYYLDELDFDVYLSEGQSRYSLIGTTNSTEIAVPSLKGHTTYSWYVVVRDASGKEKKSEEWIFRTSNRAPIIEMEYPNISPGQDSVPVKWEVVDPDGDSVTSEVFFGPDGDEPARIASGRMTSIFLSALDEETNYTLSIRASDGQGGETIRDISITPGNRPPSIYLSRPVSTEFVEPSVVSFNWFGEDPDGDSLNYMLHLKSKNDSRILGPIESQEYIVRDLEENENYSWFITVEDSRGAFARSEDAVFTTGQKALEVAVPLTPQPGEVEVSLSDTTFSWEIDDESEDLSYRFVLGNDDRLNDIIFENETKETSIELTLDLFSNRKYFWRVDVIKNGSETEGEVWSFTSENLPPALPELRFPVDGASEVSTNDLTLSWVSSDPDGEIVSTKVHLRDSAGNEEEYEALGNSLTIEELDPGHRYEWAVKVTDDGGKSSVSKYASFVTGNQRPVITLTHPPRMFLEGATTPLVVEWELDDPEGEDLEVGVYVNLAEESLGRPVAIGDNLERYVITNLISGRDYLLTIVAEDPGGEIGTLEIPIKSHVSGLDYIYPSGGVFENGREFSWSYSQQNSGYVFRLYDSDHNPIVRRVIQDNTYRPELSFEDGRQYFWAVSVLRDNVEYAGEPVSFISGQSFGVLLEAPRNGEKVPASGVTLKWVLDGDTEAIRQKEVYFGELGSLSRYTVSSNSYQTGRLLAGRTYEWFVQLTDNSGATIRSETFRFSVENRPPELSLISPVNGRAVGETYVDLTWSGYDPDGDHLRYSVYFGTDEDLELYRDSMQSNQIRISGLLMNKTYSWYITASDGQNVVKSETRTFNVTASEFKIDILSPVVDSEVDLTPVFSWQSSEVGSGEFRVFIGESESEMSLIGITDATSMRLQNRLDNGKTYYWSVELWQEGKMISSTGPNRFKTMSSDKPTASESADMLAFYFNDVLNIVSLSSAGLEIVEIPYQYDGKNSAILNGDLLYVIDKSGKLSTINYRTGEAEVIDTLVTNTVPEKLIMEGGYLWILDTKSAGMVIRVVLSESGIPERMETVYRDWTTPVDLFVTQDLSRIYLADALSGIKILERGGETYNDRSSSFEVPLDGYSRAVAESNGVVYSGEAGIDGGLKVIDIARSRKANVGRYYIVLEIEVSGSVLYASTDKGVSIVDISTPDSPVILRDLELTQVDEISVEGSLLIVRSGNSMLVYDVEKPNDPVLLESRKE; this is encoded by the coding sequence TTGCACTATTATAGAGGTTCTTCGATAGTGCCGATAATAATCACCTTGCTCTTAGTAATTGTTGCGGCCGTAGTAGCGGCCTTTTTCCTCTGGCCCGTTCCAGAACCGAAAATACTTATCTCGAATGTCTCACCAATTCCGAAAAATGCAGAGAGAATCCAGTATGCTGAAAAGGTAGAATTAAGGTGGGAAGCTGTATATGAACGTCCCAGGCACGGCCTCTTAGCAGAAGTCTTTGCTGGCAAGGACCGAAACAGTTTGACCAGATTGGCACTTGACCTTCAGGGTGATCTGACCTCCCCTACCGAAGGAATATTTTCCTTTTCTCACGAGTTTGAGGTTGATCCTCACTCTCAGTACTGGTGGAAAGTAAGGGTTTACACAGAAGGTGGAAAATCCGCAGAAAGTGAAATCTGGACATTCGTACTCATGAATACTTATCCTAGAAGGCCAGAGGTAGTTCCACCAGGCAGCAACCTGGGAAACGTCCCTCTAAAAGATCTGACACTTAACTGGAGTTCCAATGATCCTGATGGAGATGAGTTAGTATACGACGTGTATTTTGGTAGAGAGCCAAGATTAGATGAGAAGGACATTCTCATTAGAGGAACGAACGAAACAATGGTTGACGTTTCGTTACTTAAGAGACTTGATTACTCGACGAAGTACTACTGGAAAGTCGTTGCGAAGGACTCGTATGGAGGCGAATCTACTTCTTATACTGAGAGCTTCACAACTCAGATGAGGGTTGATCTTCCTGCAGTTACGCCGGAAAATCCAAGAAGCGGAGCTAGCGATTTTGATGCGGGAAGAGGATTTCTTTCGTGGAAGACTTCTTTGCCTCTCGAATACTATCTTGACGAGCTAGATTTTGATGTCTACCTTTCCGAGGGGCAGTCAAGATATTCACTAATTGGAACAACAAATTCAACCGAGATTGCTGTTCCTTCTCTCAAAGGCCATACAACTTATAGTTGGTATGTCGTTGTTAGAGATGCATCTGGAAAAGAAAAGAAGAGCGAAGAGTGGATCTTCCGGACTTCTAACAGAGCACCCATAATCGAGATGGAGTATCCGAATATTTCTCCAGGGCAGGATTCTGTGCCGGTAAAATGGGAAGTAGTAGACCCCGATGGAGATAGTGTTACAAGCGAAGTATTCTTTGGACCGGATGGTGATGAGCCTGCCAGAATCGCTTCAGGTAGAATGACATCGATTTTTCTCTCAGCACTTGATGAAGAAACGAACTACACACTCTCTATAAGAGCTAGCGATGGTCAAGGAGGAGAAACCATAAGAGATATTTCTATTACCCCGGGTAATAGGCCTCCCTCGATCTATCTTTCTCGGCCGGTGTCGACGGAGTTTGTCGAACCCTCGGTTGTATCATTCAACTGGTTTGGAGAAGACCCCGATGGTGATTCTCTTAACTACATGCTCCATTTGAAATCGAAGAATGACTCAAGAATCCTAGGTCCAATCGAATCTCAAGAATATATTGTGAGAGACCTGGAAGAAAACGAGAATTACAGCTGGTTTATTACGGTAGAAGACTCTAGAGGTGCCTTCGCTAGAAGTGAAGACGCTGTTTTCACTACAGGGCAGAAGGCTCTGGAAGTAGCTGTCCCGTTGACGCCTCAGCCTGGTGAAGTTGAAGTAAGCTTATCTGACACTACTTTTAGCTGGGAAATCGATGATGAGAGCGAAGATCTTTCTTATAGATTCGTTCTTGGAAATGACGACAGGTTGAATGACATAATCTTTGAAAACGAAACGAAGGAAACTTCGATTGAATTGACCTTGGACCTATTTAGTAACAGGAAGTACTTTTGGAGAGTCGATGTTATCAAGAACGGTTCTGAAACTGAGGGAGAAGTCTGGAGCTTCACCAGCGAAAATCTACCTCCGGCGTTACCAGAGCTCAGATTCCCTGTGGATGGAGCTTCGGAAGTATCGACCAATGATTTGACTCTAAGTTGGGTTTCCAGTGATCCCGATGGAGAAATTGTGTCGACAAAGGTACATCTGCGAGATTCTGCTGGAAATGAAGAGGAGTACGAAGCTCTCGGGAATTCACTGACTATCGAAGAGCTTGATCCCGGTCACCGTTACGAATGGGCCGTAAAGGTTACCGATGACGGGGGAAAAAGTTCTGTCAGCAAATACGCATCCTTTGTTACTGGAAACCAAAGGCCGGTTATAACTTTAACTCATCCTCCTAGAATGTTCCTGGAGGGGGCAACGACTCCTCTTGTTGTTGAATGGGAGCTGGACGATCCTGAAGGAGAAGACCTTGAGGTGGGAGTATATGTTAACCTTGCCGAAGAGTCGTTAGGGCGGCCAGTAGCTATCGGAGATAACCTTGAGAGATATGTCATAACCAACCTCATTTCCGGCAGAGATTACTTGTTGACAATCGTGGCAGAGGACCCCGGAGGTGAAATAGGGACTCTCGAAATACCTATAAAAAGCCATGTTTCGGGACTAGACTACATCTATCCTTCCGGTGGAGTATTCGAGAACGGCAGAGAGTTCTCTTGGTCTTATTCACAACAGAATTCTGGATACGTCTTCCGACTTTATGATTCAGATCATAACCCCATTGTCAGAAGAGTTATTCAGGACAACACATACAGACCCGAACTATCTTTTGAGGACGGTAGGCAGTACTTCTGGGCTGTATCTGTTTTGAGGGACAATGTAGAGTATGCAGGTGAACCGGTCAGTTTCATTTCTGGACAGTCGTTTGGAGTGTTGCTTGAAGCGCCTAGGAACGGAGAAAAGGTGCCGGCTTCGGGAGTAACATTGAAATGGGTTTTAGACGGTGATACAGAAGCGATAAGGCAGAAGGAAGTCTATTTTGGAGAACTGGGTAGCCTTTCACGTTACACTGTTTCGAGCAACAGTTATCAGACAGGAAGGCTTCTTGCGGGACGAACATATGAATGGTTCGTTCAGTTGACAGACAATAGTGGAGCCACAATAAGAAGCGAGACCTTCCGATTCTCGGTTGAAAACAGGCCTCCAGAACTTTCTTTAATCAGTCCCGTTAATGGAAGGGCGGTTGGTGAAACGTATGTTGATTTAACATGGTCAGGCTATGATCCTGACGGAGATCATCTGAGATACTCGGTGTATTTTGGAACCGACGAGGATCTAGAGCTTTACAGAGATTCCATGCAGTCAAATCAGATTAGAATATCCGGCCTTTTGATGAACAAGACATATAGCTGGTACATTACAGCTTCAGACGGTCAAAATGTTGTTAAATCCGAAACGAGAACATTCAATGTTACTGCATCAGAATTCAAGATTGACATCCTGTCCCCGGTAGTGGATTCGGAAGTAGATCTTACCCCCGTTTTCTCCTGGCAATCTTCTGAAGTGGGAAGTGGGGAGTTCAGAGTGTTTATTGGTGAGTCAGAGTCGGAAATGTCACTGATCGGTATAACTGATGCCACTTCTATGCGATTGCAGAATCGATTGGATAACGGCAAGACCTACTATTGGTCAGTTGAGCTCTGGCAGGAAGGAAAGATGATATCCTCAACCGGTCCAAATAGATTCAAGACAATGTCGTCCGATAAACCTACTGCTTCTGAGAGTGCCGATATGTTAGCTTTCTACTTCAACGACGTTTTGAATATAGTTTCACTGAGCAGCGCTGGCCTGGAAATCGTTGAGATCCCTTATCAGTATGATGGAAAGAACTCCGCAATTCTAAACGGTGATCTACTTTATGTGATAGACAAAAGTGGAAAACTGTCCACAATCAACTACCGGACCGGTGAGGCCGAAGTTATCGACACTCTAGTTACTAACACGGTTCCAGAGAAGTTGATTATGGAGGGCGGATATCTCTGGATTCTAGACACCAAGAGTGCAGGAATGGTCATTAGAGTAGTTCTCAGCGAAAGTGGCATTCCCGAAAGAATGGAAACTGTTTACAGGGACTGGACGACACCGGTTGATTTATTCGTCACGCAAGATCTCTCGAGAATTTATCTGGCAGATGCTTTGTCGGGAATAAAAATCCTCGAGAGAGGAGGGGAAACTTACAACGATCGTTCTTCAAGTTTTGAAGTTCCCTTGGATGGTTATTCCAGAGCAGTTGCTGAAAGTAACGGTGTTGTTTATTCTGGAGAGGCAGGAATAGACGGTGGTTTGAAGGTCATTGATATAGCAAGATCGAGAAAGGCTAATGTAGGAAGGTACTACATTGTTCTTGAAATAGAGGTGTCGGGCAGTGTTCTTTACGCGTCTACCGATAAGGGAGTGTCGATTGTAGACATTAGTACTCCAGATTCTCCTGTAATTCTTCGGGATTTGGAGCTCACCCAGGTCGATGAGATTTCAGTTGAGGGGAGCCTTTTGATAGTTAGATCGGGAAACAGCATGTTAGTTTATGATGTAGAGAAACCTAATGATCCAGTCTTGCTCGAGAGCAGAAAGGAATAG
- a CDS encoding ABC transporter substrate-binding protein, translating to MKKLLLAVLVTFLSVAVFGVSDSVLVMAIETEPVGFDPTLVTAFASHRVLENVYDGLLKYDENMNLVPNLAEDFEVVDPYTIVFKIREGVKFHNGETLTVEDVLFTFERIRDPEVKAPAASYYGEVETIRSLDGNKVEFKLKIPMASSLLPNFAGVNSAILSKSFVESGANLQLETNGTGPFYIAEFVAGNYIRLRKNADYFVAGLPYLDEIKMMIMPEEVTRVSALRNGDVDIAKISEPLSLNQLASDKFVIYRTPVLSYYLLGFNTTRGPLSKPEVRNALSYAVSREMIVKAVAFDEATVTGPLNPELDFWALQPNQFEEYSYNPSKAKQLLAEAGYPNGFEFEIVAAQRYNFDKVAQVIQAQLAEIGVIAKINLVEWGIFISKWRESDFDSFISMNSGSIDPDIQFNRTFRTGGSTNVFLYSNPEVDDLLDRGRSESDMNARKLIYEEVQRKLVEESPILFLYSPNTLFASNNSVKGFRSLANESLVFLRETSKD from the coding sequence GTGAAGAAATTACTCTTGGCAGTATTAGTTACATTTCTTTCAGTAGCAGTGTTTGGCGTAAGTGACAGCGTACTGGTTATGGCAATTGAAACTGAGCCGGTAGGATTCGATCCGACGCTGGTTACCGCATTTGCATCTCACAGAGTTCTTGAGAACGTTTACGATGGTCTTCTGAAGTATGATGAAAATATGAATCTCGTTCCTAATCTAGCCGAAGATTTCGAAGTGGTGGATCCCTACACAATAGTGTTCAAAATACGAGAAGGCGTAAAATTCCACAATGGCGAGACTTTGACTGTTGAGGATGTTCTCTTTACTTTTGAAAGAATAAGGGATCCCGAAGTAAAGGCTCCAGCAGCCAGTTATTACGGCGAGGTAGAAACAATAAGATCTTTAGACGGAAACAAGGTTGAGTTCAAGCTGAAAATCCCGATGGCTTCTTCGCTTCTTCCCAATTTTGCGGGAGTTAACAGCGCTATACTTTCCAAGAGTTTTGTCGAGTCAGGCGCAAATCTTCAGCTAGAGACAAATGGTACGGGGCCTTTCTACATTGCTGAGTTTGTCGCAGGCAACTACATAAGGCTGAGAAAGAATGCAGACTATTTTGTTGCCGGGCTTCCTTATCTCGATGAAATAAAAATGATGATAATGCCCGAAGAGGTAACAAGAGTTTCCGCTTTAAGAAATGGGGACGTCGATATTGCAAAGATCAGCGAGCCACTAAGTCTTAACCAGTTAGCCTCAGACAAGTTCGTAATTTACAGGACGCCAGTGCTAAGCTATTATTTGCTCGGTTTCAACACGACAAGAGGACCTCTAAGCAAACCGGAAGTTAGAAACGCCCTCAGTTACGCCGTTAGCAGGGAAATGATAGTGAAGGCTGTGGCCTTTGACGAGGCAACAGTTACGGGTCCGTTGAACCCCGAGCTGGATTTCTGGGCTTTGCAACCCAATCAGTTCGAGGAGTATAGTTACAATCCTTCAAAGGCGAAGCAGCTACTTGCAGAAGCCGGTTATCCAAATGGCTTCGAATTTGAGATAGTTGCTGCGCAGAGATACAATTTCGATAAGGTTGCACAAGTAATCCAGGCTCAGCTGGCAGAAATCGGTGTCATTGCAAAGATAAACTTGGTTGAGTGGGGAATTTTCATCAGCAAGTGGAGAGAGAGTGATTTCGATTCTTTCATTTCTATGAATAGCGGATCGATAGATCCAGACATCCAGTTCAACAGGACTTTCCGAACTGGAGGATCGACTAATGTCTTTCTCTATAGTAACCCTGAGGTCGATGATCTACTTGATAGGGGTAGAAGCGAGTCCGATATGAACGCCAGAAAACTGATCTATGAAGAAGTCCAGAGAAAACTCGTGGAAGAATCACCAATACTTTTTCTCTATTCGCCAAACACGTTATTTGCCTCTAATAATTCCGTTAAGGGATTTAGATCATTGGCGAATGAAAGCCTTGTGTTTTTGAGAGAAACAAGCAAAGATTAG
- a CDS encoding ABC transporter permease codes for MEFGYVIRRLLSAVPTVLLVTFMVFIAIHIVPGDVIDIMLGTQNYLTESQIEDLYSEYGLDKPLIVQYGIWVKNLLSFNLGTSLRTGRPVTELIKERFPVTLELAAFSLGFALLFGIPMGIISAIKRNGFLDNFVRVIGLIGLSSPSFWVGAILIVLVSGAFDNFNLFGYVSPVVDPFSNLQVMFLPSLTMGLMVAAQILRITRTSMLDVLNQDYVRTARAKGVSARNVILKHSLRNALIPVVTLSGIQLGYLLGGTIVIENMFALPGMGRLLLQVVNERDYPVVQGIVLFIGIIIVMLNILVDVIYTLIDPRVELR; via the coding sequence ATGGAGTTCGGTTACGTAATCAGGAGGCTGCTATCTGCAGTTCCCACAGTTCTTTTAGTCACGTTCATGGTGTTCATTGCGATTCACATAGTTCCTGGCGATGTGATAGATATAATGCTGGGAACCCAGAATTATCTGACTGAAAGTCAGATAGAGGATCTGTATTCCGAATATGGGCTTGACAAGCCCCTGATTGTTCAGTATGGAATATGGGTTAAGAATCTGCTTTCATTCAACCTGGGCACTTCACTAAGAACGGGCCGACCCGTAACCGAACTGATAAAGGAAAGATTCCCGGTTACTCTTGAACTGGCCGCTTTCTCATTAGGATTTGCACTTTTATTTGGAATCCCCATGGGAATAATCTCTGCAATAAAGAGAAATGGTTTTCTCGATAACTTTGTGAGAGTGATCGGTCTAATTGGTCTTTCGTCCCCATCCTTCTGGGTGGGGGCGATCTTAATTGTGCTGGTTTCTGGTGCCTTCGATAATTTCAACCTATTTGGATATGTGAGTCCGGTAGTCGATCCGTTTTCTAATCTACAGGTGATGTTTCTTCCTTCACTTACAATGGGCTTGATGGTAGCAGCGCAGATTTTGAGAATTACCAGAACATCGATGCTGGATGTACTAAATCAAGATTACGTTAGAACTGCCAGAGCAAAAGGAGTGAGTGCCCGAAATGTAATTCTCAAGCATTCTTTGAGAAATGCTCTAATTCCTGTTGTAACGCTCTCGGGTATTCAGCTAGGCTATCTGCTTGGTGGAACCATAGTAATAGAGAATATGTTTGCCCTTCCCGGAATGGGAAGACTTCTTCTTCAGGTTGTCAATGAAAGAGATTATCCCGTTGTTCAGGGAATTGTTCTTTTTATCGGGATAATAATAGTAATGTTGAATATCTTGGTTGACGTTATATATACACTAATTGATCCTCGTGTCGAGCTACGTTAG